The proteins below are encoded in one region of Xenopus laevis strain J_2021 chromosome 8L, Xenopus_laevis_v10.1, whole genome shotgun sequence:
- the LOC108698104 gene encoding zinc finger protein 618 isoform X6, giving the protein MTSQDVTVKKEHSEEEIQPASWQDNNKDSTNKKMNDQTDEVPAEICVVIGDNRKQQSVGENSPERHEAAMSQETSWSGSGRQRSIPPRISTSSPGSYECGICRKKYKYYNCFQTHVRAHIDNESASGEGASQGNNFRYTCDICGKKYKYYSCFQEHRDLHAVDDTYIHMMVTSGDSKEEDSEPFLKLGPKTGNYTCEYCGKQYKYYTPYQEHVALHAPIKRAFSPDVESRESKTVNNYDETNSNSQHSSALYIYISAASSRTHPGMADMVAGGNVTSWQKESSNPLIGSPFPLVQDSRKPYLSPTKTSPCMNSGRGSAPKQEIEPRGGELEIGKGWKKKIKRKEETNHKPVREEKGAKIEEPYTCGACGIQFQFYNNLLEHMQSHAADNENNIPTNQSRTAPPTEEHWKTQPQRNNTNNTAGTAPINNSLPEKERQHIAERLLRVMCADLGALSVVNSKDFLKLAQTLVDTGARYGSFSVNEILGNMNTLALKHLPRMYNQVKVKVTCALGSNACLGIGVTCHSQSVGSDSCYILTAYQVECKQIKRYVLGIKDVDNRDSGEFIHQWVQNVLSEFVMSDIRTVYVTDCKVNSSAFSKAGTCLRCSACSLNSVVQSVLNKRTLQARSMHEVIELLTVTEELAGSSGIAKETFGSLEESCPPPCWNSVTDSLLLVHERYEQICEFYSRAKKMNIIQNLNKHLLSNLAAILAPVKQAVINLSNERKPTLQLVLPTYVKLEKLFTSKANDAGIISKLCHLFLEALKENFKVESAHKVAMILDPQQKLRPVPPYQHEEIIGKVCELINEVRDVVEEQEFETPPKKLRQTSETSKGLEEDCLGKGEVYDYLQEPLFQVTPDLFHYWSSVTQKHSKLAKLAFWLLAVPAVGARSECVNMCEQTLLIKRRRLLSTEETNKVMFLKSNML; this is encoded by the exons ATGACCAGCCAAGATGTGACGGTGAAAAAGGAACACTCTGAGGAAGAGATCCAGCCTGCGTCCTGGCAGGACAACAACAAAGACTCCACTAATAAGAAGATGAATGATCAAACCGACGAAGTGCCTGCCGAAATCTGCGTGGTGATTGGGGACAACAGGAAGCAGCAAAGCGTTG GGGAGAACTCACCTGAGCGGCACGAAGCAGCAATGAGTCAGGAAACGTCGTGGAGTGGAAGTGGTCGACAGCGGAGCATTCCCCCACGGATCAGCACATCATCCCCAG GGTCTTACGAGTGTGGCATTTGTAGAAAGAAGTACAAATATTACAATTGTTTCCAGACGCACGTGCGGGCGCACATAG ACAATGAATCGGCATCGGGTGAGGGAGCATCGCAGGGAA ACAATTTCCGCTACACGTGTGACATCTGtggcaaaaaatacaaatattacagcTGCTTCCAAGAGCACAGGGACTTGCATGCAGTGGATG ACACCTATATCCATATGATGGTAACGTCAGGGGACAGTAAAGAAGAGGACTCTGAGCCATTTCTCAAACTGGGTCCAA AGACGGGCAATTATACGTGTGAGTATTGTGGCAAACAGTACAAGTACTACACTCCTTACCAGGAACATGTGGCACTCCATGCGCCCATCA AGCGTGCATTCAGCCCTGATGTGGAATCCAGGGAATCGAAGACTGTCAATAACTATGATGAAACAAACAGCAACTCACAGCACTCGAGTG ctctatatatctatatctcagCAGCTTCCAGCAGGACACACCCTGGCATGGCCGACATGGTGGCTGGAGGGAATGTGACCAGTTGGCAGAAAG AATCCTCCAACCCACTGATTGGCAGTCCTTTCCCATTAGTGCAAG ATAGCCGGAAACCCTATCTGTCCCCAACCAAGACGTCCCCCTGTATGAACAGTGGGCGGGGCTCAGCACCAAAACAGGAAATAGAGCCGAGGGGGGGAGAGCTTGAAATTG GTAAGGGatggaagaagaaaataaaacgGAAAGAGGAAACCAACCATAAGCCGGTGAGGGAAGAGAAGGGAGCCAAAATAGAAG AGCCCTACACGTGCGGCGCATGTGGGATCCAGTTTCAGTTCTACAACAACCTGCTGGAGCACATGCAGTCCCATGCTG CCGATAACGAAAATAATATTCCAACCAACCAGTCCCGCACGGCACCTCCCACAGAAGAGCACTGGAAAACGCAACCCCAAAGAAATAACACCAATAACA CAGCAGGGACAGCCCCTATAAACAACTCCTTGCCCGAGAAGGAACGGCAACATATTGCTGAACGGCTGCTAAGGGTCATGTGTGCCGACCTGGGAGCACTGAGCGTGGTCAATAGCAAAGACTTCCTGAAACTGGCACAGACCCTCGTCGACACTGGAGCTCGTTATGGGTCGTTTTCGGTAAACGAAATTCTGGGGAACATGAACACCCTTGCTCTCAAGCATTTACCTCGAATGTACAACCAGGTCAAAGTGaaggtgacttgtgctctggggAGCAATGCCTGCTTGGGGATTGGGGTTACGTGCCACTCCCAGAGTGTAGGTTCCGACTCCTGCTACATTCTCACAGCTTATCAGGTGGAGTGCAAGCAAATAAAACGGTATGTGTTGGGTATTAAGGATGTGGACAACAGGGACAGCGGGGAGTTTATTCACCAGTGGGTGCAGAATGTTCTCTCTGAGTTTGTCATGTCAGACATTCGGACGGTGTATGTGACAGACTGCAAAGTCAACTCCTCTGCTTTCTCCAAGGCTGGCACCTGCCTCCGTTGTTCTGCCTGCTCCTTGAACTCTGTGGTGCAAAGCGTGTTGAACAAACGCACGCTACAGGCACGCAGTATGCACGAGGTGATTGAACTTCTGACTGTCACAGAGGAACTGGCTGGCTCCTCGGGCATAGCAAAAGAGACATTTGGCTCCTTGGAGGAGAGCTGCCCACCCCCTTGCTGGAACTCCGTCACTGATTCCCTCCTTCTCGTTCATGAACGATATGAGCAAATCTGTGAATTCTACAGCCGGGCTAAAAAAATGAACATCATCCAAAATCTCAACAAGCATTTACTGAGCAACTTGGCGGCCATCTTGGCTCCCGTCAAGCAAGCTGTGATCAATCTTAGCAATGAACGCAAGCCCACCTTGCAGCTTGTGTTGCCCACCTATGTGAAGCTGGAGAAACTCTTCACCTCAAAAGCAAATGATGCGGGCATCATCAGCAAGCTGTGCCACCTCTTTCTGGAAGCTTTGAAGGAGAACTTTAAAGTGGAATCGGCACATAAAGTTGCTATGATCTTAGACCCTCAGCAAAAGCTGAGACCTGTCCCGCCTTACCAGCATGAAGAAATCATTGGCAAAGTCTGTGAATTGATCAACGAGGTCCGAGATGTCGTTGAGGAACAGGAGTTTGAGACTCCGCCTAAAAAACTCAGGCAAACCTCGGAAACCTCCAAAGGTCTAGAAGAGGATTGCTTGGGCAAAGGTGAAGTATATGACTATTTGCAGGAGCCCCTGTTCCAAGTGACCCCGGACCTCTTCCACTATTGGTCCTCCGTAACCCAAAAGCAT
- the LOC108698104 gene encoding zinc finger protein 618 isoform X7: MTSQDVTVKKEHSEEEIQPASWQDNNKDSTNKKMNDQTDEVPAEICVVIGDNRKQQSVGENSPERHEAAMSQETSWSGSGRQRSIPPRISTSSPGSYECGICRKKYKYYNCFQTHVRAHIDNESASGEGASQGNNFRYTCDICGKKYKYYSCFQEHRDLHAVDDTYIHMMVTSGDSKEEDSEPFLKLGPKTGNYTCEYCGKQYKYYTPYQEHVALHAPIKRAFSPDVESRESKTVNNYDETNSNSQHSSALYIYISAASSRTHPGMADMVAGGNVTSWQKESSNPLIGSPFPLVQDSRKPYLSPTKTSPCMNSGRGSAPKQEIEPRGGELEIGKGWKKKIKRKEETNHKPVREEKGAKIEVALDTSAMREESGSQMVQTSSRDTAPSTLEPYTCGACGIQFQFYNNLLEHMQSHAAAGTAPINNSLPEKERQHIAERLLRVMCADLGALSVVNSKDFLKLAQTLVDTGARYGSFSVNEILGNMNTLALKHLPRMYNQVKVKVTCALGSNACLGIGVTCHSQSVGSDSCYILTAYQVECKQIKRYVLGIKDVDNRDSGEFIHQWVQNVLSEFVMSDIRTVYVTDCKVNSSAFSKAGTCLRCSACSLNSVVQSVLNKRTLQARSMHEVIELLTVTEELAGSSGIAKETFGSLEESCPPPCWNSVTDSLLLVHERYEQICEFYSRAKKMNIIQNLNKHLLSNLAAILAPVKQAVINLSNERKPTLQLVLPTYVKLEKLFTSKANDAGIISKLCHLFLEALKENFKVESAHKVAMILDPQQKLRPVPPYQHEEIIGKVCELINEVRDVVEEQEFETPPKKLRQTSETSKGLEEDCLGKGEVYDYLQEPLFQVTPDLFHYWSSVTQKHSKLAKLAFWLLAVPAVGARSECVNMCEQTLLIKRRRLLSTEETNKVMFLKSNML; the protein is encoded by the exons ATGACCAGCCAAGATGTGACGGTGAAAAAGGAACACTCTGAGGAAGAGATCCAGCCTGCGTCCTGGCAGGACAACAACAAAGACTCCACTAATAAGAAGATGAATGATCAAACCGACGAAGTGCCTGCCGAAATCTGCGTGGTGATTGGGGACAACAGGAAGCAGCAAAGCGTTG GGGAGAACTCACCTGAGCGGCACGAAGCAGCAATGAGTCAGGAAACGTCGTGGAGTGGAAGTGGTCGACAGCGGAGCATTCCCCCACGGATCAGCACATCATCCCCAG GGTCTTACGAGTGTGGCATTTGTAGAAAGAAGTACAAATATTACAATTGTTTCCAGACGCACGTGCGGGCGCACATAG ACAATGAATCGGCATCGGGTGAGGGAGCATCGCAGGGAA ACAATTTCCGCTACACGTGTGACATCTGtggcaaaaaatacaaatattacagcTGCTTCCAAGAGCACAGGGACTTGCATGCAGTGGATG ACACCTATATCCATATGATGGTAACGTCAGGGGACAGTAAAGAAGAGGACTCTGAGCCATTTCTCAAACTGGGTCCAA AGACGGGCAATTATACGTGTGAGTATTGTGGCAAACAGTACAAGTACTACACTCCTTACCAGGAACATGTGGCACTCCATGCGCCCATCA AGCGTGCATTCAGCCCTGATGTGGAATCCAGGGAATCGAAGACTGTCAATAACTATGATGAAACAAACAGCAACTCACAGCACTCGAGTG ctctatatatctatatctcagCAGCTTCCAGCAGGACACACCCTGGCATGGCCGACATGGTGGCTGGAGGGAATGTGACCAGTTGGCAGAAAG AATCCTCCAACCCACTGATTGGCAGTCCTTTCCCATTAGTGCAAG ATAGCCGGAAACCCTATCTGTCCCCAACCAAGACGTCCCCCTGTATGAACAGTGGGCGGGGCTCAGCACCAAAACAGGAAATAGAGCCGAGGGGGGGAGAGCTTGAAATTG GTAAGGGatggaagaagaaaataaaacgGAAAGAGGAAACCAACCATAAGCCGGTGAGGGAAGAGAAGGGAGCCAAAATAGAAG TTGCACTGGATACCTCGGCAATGAGAGAGGAATCGGGCTCTCAGATGGTCCAAACTTCATCCCGTGATACTGCTCCATCCACACTAG AGCCCTACACGTGCGGCGCATGTGGGATCCAGTTTCAGTTCTACAACAACCTGCTGGAGCACATGCAGTCCCATGCTG CAGCAGGGACAGCCCCTATAAACAACTCCTTGCCCGAGAAGGAACGGCAACATATTGCTGAACGGCTGCTAAGGGTCATGTGTGCCGACCTGGGAGCACTGAGCGTGGTCAATAGCAAAGACTTCCTGAAACTGGCACAGACCCTCGTCGACACTGGAGCTCGTTATGGGTCGTTTTCGGTAAACGAAATTCTGGGGAACATGAACACCCTTGCTCTCAAGCATTTACCTCGAATGTACAACCAGGTCAAAGTGaaggtgacttgtgctctggggAGCAATGCCTGCTTGGGGATTGGGGTTACGTGCCACTCCCAGAGTGTAGGTTCCGACTCCTGCTACATTCTCACAGCTTATCAGGTGGAGTGCAAGCAAATAAAACGGTATGTGTTGGGTATTAAGGATGTGGACAACAGGGACAGCGGGGAGTTTATTCACCAGTGGGTGCAGAATGTTCTCTCTGAGTTTGTCATGTCAGACATTCGGACGGTGTATGTGACAGACTGCAAAGTCAACTCCTCTGCTTTCTCCAAGGCTGGCACCTGCCTCCGTTGTTCTGCCTGCTCCTTGAACTCTGTGGTGCAAAGCGTGTTGAACAAACGCACGCTACAGGCACGCAGTATGCACGAGGTGATTGAACTTCTGACTGTCACAGAGGAACTGGCTGGCTCCTCGGGCATAGCAAAAGAGACATTTGGCTCCTTGGAGGAGAGCTGCCCACCCCCTTGCTGGAACTCCGTCACTGATTCCCTCCTTCTCGTTCATGAACGATATGAGCAAATCTGTGAATTCTACAGCCGGGCTAAAAAAATGAACATCATCCAAAATCTCAACAAGCATTTACTGAGCAACTTGGCGGCCATCTTGGCTCCCGTCAAGCAAGCTGTGATCAATCTTAGCAATGAACGCAAGCCCACCTTGCAGCTTGTGTTGCCCACCTATGTGAAGCTGGAGAAACTCTTCACCTCAAAAGCAAATGATGCGGGCATCATCAGCAAGCTGTGCCACCTCTTTCTGGAAGCTTTGAAGGAGAACTTTAAAGTGGAATCGGCACATAAAGTTGCTATGATCTTAGACCCTCAGCAAAAGCTGAGACCTGTCCCGCCTTACCAGCATGAAGAAATCATTGGCAAAGTCTGTGAATTGATCAACGAGGTCCGAGATGTCGTTGAGGAACAGGAGTTTGAGACTCCGCCTAAAAAACTCAGGCAAACCTCGGAAACCTCCAAAGGTCTAGAAGAGGATTGCTTGGGCAAAGGTGAAGTATATGACTATTTGCAGGAGCCCCTGTTCCAAGTGACCCCGGACCTCTTCCACTATTGGTCCTCCGTAACCCAAAAGCAT
- the LOC108698104 gene encoding zinc finger protein 618 isoform X5 codes for MTSQDVTVKKEHSEEEIQPASWQDNNKDSTNKKMNDQTDEVPAEICVVIGDNRKQQSVGENSPERHEAAMSQETSWSGSGRQRSIPPRISTSSPGSYECGICRKKYKYYNCFQTHVRAHIDNESASGEGASQGNNFRYTCDICGKKYKYYSCFQEHRDLHAVDETGNYTCEYCGKQYKYYTPYQEHVALHAPIKRAFSPDVESRESKTVNNYDETNSNSQHSSALYIYISAASSRTHPGMADMVAGGNVTSWQKESSNPLIGSPFPLVQDSRKPYLSPTKTSPCMNSGRGSAPKQEIEPRGGELEIGKGWKKKIKRKEETNHKPVREEKGAKIEVALDTSAMREESGSQMVQTSSRDTAPSTLEPYTCGACGIQFQFYNNLLEHMQSHAADNENNIPTNQSRTAPPTEEHWKTQPQRNNTNNTAGTAPINNSLPEKERQHIAERLLRVMCADLGALSVVNSKDFLKLAQTLVDTGARYGSFSVNEILGNMNTLALKHLPRMYNQVKVKVTCALGSNACLGIGVTCHSQSVGSDSCYILTAYQVECKQIKRYVLGIKDVDNRDSGEFIHQWVQNVLSEFVMSDIRTVYVTDCKVNSSAFSKAGTCLRCSACSLNSVVQSVLNKRTLQARSMHEVIELLTVTEELAGSSGIAKETFGSLEESCPPPCWNSVTDSLLLVHERYEQICEFYSRAKKMNIIQNLNKHLLSNLAAILAPVKQAVINLSNERKPTLQLVLPTYVKLEKLFTSKANDAGIISKLCHLFLEALKENFKVESAHKVAMILDPQQKLRPVPPYQHEEIIGKVCELINEVRDVVEEQEFETPPKKLRQTSETSKGLEEDCLGKGEVYDYLQEPLFQVTPDLFHYWSSVTQKHSKLAKLAFWLLAVPAVGARSECVNMCEQTLLIKRRRLLSTEETNKVMFLKSNML; via the exons ATGACCAGCCAAGATGTGACGGTGAAAAAGGAACACTCTGAGGAAGAGATCCAGCCTGCGTCCTGGCAGGACAACAACAAAGACTCCACTAATAAGAAGATGAATGATCAAACCGACGAAGTGCCTGCCGAAATCTGCGTGGTGATTGGGGACAACAGGAAGCAGCAAAGCGTTG GGGAGAACTCACCTGAGCGGCACGAAGCAGCAATGAGTCAGGAAACGTCGTGGAGTGGAAGTGGTCGACAGCGGAGCATTCCCCCACGGATCAGCACATCATCCCCAG GGTCTTACGAGTGTGGCATTTGTAGAAAGAAGTACAAATATTACAATTGTTTCCAGACGCACGTGCGGGCGCACATAG ACAATGAATCGGCATCGGGTGAGGGAGCATCGCAGGGAA ACAATTTCCGCTACACGTGTGACATCTGtggcaaaaaatacaaatattacagcTGCTTCCAAGAGCACAGGGACTTGCATGCAGTGGATG AGACGGGCAATTATACGTGTGAGTATTGTGGCAAACAGTACAAGTACTACACTCCTTACCAGGAACATGTGGCACTCCATGCGCCCATCA AGCGTGCATTCAGCCCTGATGTGGAATCCAGGGAATCGAAGACTGTCAATAACTATGATGAAACAAACAGCAACTCACAGCACTCGAGTG ctctatatatctatatctcagCAGCTTCCAGCAGGACACACCCTGGCATGGCCGACATGGTGGCTGGAGGGAATGTGACCAGTTGGCAGAAAG AATCCTCCAACCCACTGATTGGCAGTCCTTTCCCATTAGTGCAAG ATAGCCGGAAACCCTATCTGTCCCCAACCAAGACGTCCCCCTGTATGAACAGTGGGCGGGGCTCAGCACCAAAACAGGAAATAGAGCCGAGGGGGGGAGAGCTTGAAATTG GTAAGGGatggaagaagaaaataaaacgGAAAGAGGAAACCAACCATAAGCCGGTGAGGGAAGAGAAGGGAGCCAAAATAGAAG TTGCACTGGATACCTCGGCAATGAGAGAGGAATCGGGCTCTCAGATGGTCCAAACTTCATCCCGTGATACTGCTCCATCCACACTAG AGCCCTACACGTGCGGCGCATGTGGGATCCAGTTTCAGTTCTACAACAACCTGCTGGAGCACATGCAGTCCCATGCTG CCGATAACGAAAATAATATTCCAACCAACCAGTCCCGCACGGCACCTCCCACAGAAGAGCACTGGAAAACGCAACCCCAAAGAAATAACACCAATAACA CAGCAGGGACAGCCCCTATAAACAACTCCTTGCCCGAGAAGGAACGGCAACATATTGCTGAACGGCTGCTAAGGGTCATGTGTGCCGACCTGGGAGCACTGAGCGTGGTCAATAGCAAAGACTTCCTGAAACTGGCACAGACCCTCGTCGACACTGGAGCTCGTTATGGGTCGTTTTCGGTAAACGAAATTCTGGGGAACATGAACACCCTTGCTCTCAAGCATTTACCTCGAATGTACAACCAGGTCAAAGTGaaggtgacttgtgctctggggAGCAATGCCTGCTTGGGGATTGGGGTTACGTGCCACTCCCAGAGTGTAGGTTCCGACTCCTGCTACATTCTCACAGCTTATCAGGTGGAGTGCAAGCAAATAAAACGGTATGTGTTGGGTATTAAGGATGTGGACAACAGGGACAGCGGGGAGTTTATTCACCAGTGGGTGCAGAATGTTCTCTCTGAGTTTGTCATGTCAGACATTCGGACGGTGTATGTGACAGACTGCAAAGTCAACTCCTCTGCTTTCTCCAAGGCTGGCACCTGCCTCCGTTGTTCTGCCTGCTCCTTGAACTCTGTGGTGCAAAGCGTGTTGAACAAACGCACGCTACAGGCACGCAGTATGCACGAGGTGATTGAACTTCTGACTGTCACAGAGGAACTGGCTGGCTCCTCGGGCATAGCAAAAGAGACATTTGGCTCCTTGGAGGAGAGCTGCCCACCCCCTTGCTGGAACTCCGTCACTGATTCCCTCCTTCTCGTTCATGAACGATATGAGCAAATCTGTGAATTCTACAGCCGGGCTAAAAAAATGAACATCATCCAAAATCTCAACAAGCATTTACTGAGCAACTTGGCGGCCATCTTGGCTCCCGTCAAGCAAGCTGTGATCAATCTTAGCAATGAACGCAAGCCCACCTTGCAGCTTGTGTTGCCCACCTATGTGAAGCTGGAGAAACTCTTCACCTCAAAAGCAAATGATGCGGGCATCATCAGCAAGCTGTGCCACCTCTTTCTGGAAGCTTTGAAGGAGAACTTTAAAGTGGAATCGGCACATAAAGTTGCTATGATCTTAGACCCTCAGCAAAAGCTGAGACCTGTCCCGCCTTACCAGCATGAAGAAATCATTGGCAAAGTCTGTGAATTGATCAACGAGGTCCGAGATGTCGTTGAGGAACAGGAGTTTGAGACTCCGCCTAAAAAACTCAGGCAAACCTCGGAAACCTCCAAAGGTCTAGAAGAGGATTGCTTGGGCAAAGGTGAAGTATATGACTATTTGCAGGAGCCCCTGTTCCAAGTGACCCCGGACCTCTTCCACTATTGGTCCTCCGTAACCCAAAAGCAT
- the LOC108698104 gene encoding zinc finger protein 618 isoform X9: MTSQDVTVKKEHSEEEIQPASWQDNNKDSTNKKMNDQTDEVPAEICVVIGDNRKQQSVGENSPERHEAAMSQETSWSGSGRQRSIPPRISTSSPGSYECGICRKKYKYYNCFQTHVRAHIDNESASGEGASQGNNFRYTCDICGKKYKYYSCFQEHRDLHAVDDTYIHMMVTSGDSKEEDSEPFLKLGPKTGNYTCEYCGKQYKYYTPYQEHVALHAPITASSRTHPGMADMVAGGNVTSWQKESSNPLIGSPFPLVQDSRKPYLSPTKTSPCMNSGRGSAPKQEIEPRGGELEIGKGWKKKIKRKEETNHKPVREEKGAKIEVALDTSAMREESGSQMVQTSSRDTAPSTLEPYTCGACGIQFQFYNNLLEHMQSHAADNENNIPTNQSRTAPPTEEHWKTQPQRNNTNNTAGTAPINNSLPEKERQHIAERLLRVMCADLGALSVVNSKDFLKLAQTLVDTGARYGSFSVNEILGNMNTLALKHLPRMYNQVKVKVTCALGSNACLGIGVTCHSQSVGSDSCYILTAYQVECKQIKRYVLGIKDVDNRDSGEFIHQWVQNVLSEFVMSDIRTVYVTDCKVNSSAFSKAGTCLRCSACSLNSVVQSVLNKRTLQARSMHEVIELLTVTEELAGSSGIAKETFGSLEESCPPPCWNSVTDSLLLVHERYEQICEFYSRAKKMNIIQNLNKHLLSNLAAILAPVKQAVINLSNERKPTLQLVLPTYVKLEKLFTSKANDAGIISKLCHLFLEALKENFKVESAHKVAMILDPQQKLRPVPPYQHEEIIGKVCELINEVRDVVEEQEFETPPKKLRQTSETSKGLEEDCLGKGEVYDYLQEPLFQVTPDLFHYWSSVTQKHSKLAKLAFWLLAVPAVGARSECVNMCEQTLLIKRRRLLSTEETNKVMFLKSNML, translated from the exons ATGACCAGCCAAGATGTGACGGTGAAAAAGGAACACTCTGAGGAAGAGATCCAGCCTGCGTCCTGGCAGGACAACAACAAAGACTCCACTAATAAGAAGATGAATGATCAAACCGACGAAGTGCCTGCCGAAATCTGCGTGGTGATTGGGGACAACAGGAAGCAGCAAAGCGTTG GGGAGAACTCACCTGAGCGGCACGAAGCAGCAATGAGTCAGGAAACGTCGTGGAGTGGAAGTGGTCGACAGCGGAGCATTCCCCCACGGATCAGCACATCATCCCCAG GGTCTTACGAGTGTGGCATTTGTAGAAAGAAGTACAAATATTACAATTGTTTCCAGACGCACGTGCGGGCGCACATAG ACAATGAATCGGCATCGGGTGAGGGAGCATCGCAGGGAA ACAATTTCCGCTACACGTGTGACATCTGtggcaaaaaatacaaatattacagcTGCTTCCAAGAGCACAGGGACTTGCATGCAGTGGATG ACACCTATATCCATATGATGGTAACGTCAGGGGACAGTAAAGAAGAGGACTCTGAGCCATTTCTCAAACTGGGTCCAA AGACGGGCAATTATACGTGTGAGTATTGTGGCAAACAGTACAAGTACTACACTCCTTACCAGGAACATGTGGCACTCCATGCGCCCATCA CAGCTTCCAGCAGGACACACCCTGGCATGGCCGACATGGTGGCTGGAGGGAATGTGACCAGTTGGCAGAAAG AATCCTCCAACCCACTGATTGGCAGTCCTTTCCCATTAGTGCAAG ATAGCCGGAAACCCTATCTGTCCCCAACCAAGACGTCCCCCTGTATGAACAGTGGGCGGGGCTCAGCACCAAAACAGGAAATAGAGCCGAGGGGGGGAGAGCTTGAAATTG GTAAGGGatggaagaagaaaataaaacgGAAAGAGGAAACCAACCATAAGCCGGTGAGGGAAGAGAAGGGAGCCAAAATAGAAG TTGCACTGGATACCTCGGCAATGAGAGAGGAATCGGGCTCTCAGATGGTCCAAACTTCATCCCGTGATACTGCTCCATCCACACTAG AGCCCTACACGTGCGGCGCATGTGGGATCCAGTTTCAGTTCTACAACAACCTGCTGGAGCACATGCAGTCCCATGCTG CCGATAACGAAAATAATATTCCAACCAACCAGTCCCGCACGGCACCTCCCACAGAAGAGCACTGGAAAACGCAACCCCAAAGAAATAACACCAATAACA CAGCAGGGACAGCCCCTATAAACAACTCCTTGCCCGAGAAGGAACGGCAACATATTGCTGAACGGCTGCTAAGGGTCATGTGTGCCGACCTGGGAGCACTGAGCGTGGTCAATAGCAAAGACTTCCTGAAACTGGCACAGACCCTCGTCGACACTGGAGCTCGTTATGGGTCGTTTTCGGTAAACGAAATTCTGGGGAACATGAACACCCTTGCTCTCAAGCATTTACCTCGAATGTACAACCAGGTCAAAGTGaaggtgacttgtgctctggggAGCAATGCCTGCTTGGGGATTGGGGTTACGTGCCACTCCCAGAGTGTAGGTTCCGACTCCTGCTACATTCTCACAGCTTATCAGGTGGAGTGCAAGCAAATAAAACGGTATGTGTTGGGTATTAAGGATGTGGACAACAGGGACAGCGGGGAGTTTATTCACCAGTGGGTGCAGAATGTTCTCTCTGAGTTTGTCATGTCAGACATTCGGACGGTGTATGTGACAGACTGCAAAGTCAACTCCTCTGCTTTCTCCAAGGCTGGCACCTGCCTCCGTTGTTCTGCCTGCTCCTTGAACTCTGTGGTGCAAAGCGTGTTGAACAAACGCACGCTACAGGCACGCAGTATGCACGAGGTGATTGAACTTCTGACTGTCACAGAGGAACTGGCTGGCTCCTCGGGCATAGCAAAAGAGACATTTGGCTCCTTGGAGGAGAGCTGCCCACCCCCTTGCTGGAACTCCGTCACTGATTCCCTCCTTCTCGTTCATGAACGATATGAGCAAATCTGTGAATTCTACAGCCGGGCTAAAAAAATGAACATCATCCAAAATCTCAACAAGCATTTACTGAGCAACTTGGCGGCCATCTTGGCTCCCGTCAAGCAAGCTGTGATCAATCTTAGCAATGAACGCAAGCCCACCTTGCAGCTTGTGTTGCCCACCTATGTGAAGCTGGAGAAACTCTTCACCTCAAAAGCAAATGATGCGGGCATCATCAGCAAGCTGTGCCACCTCTTTCTGGAAGCTTTGAAGGAGAACTTTAAAGTGGAATCGGCACATAAAGTTGCTATGATCTTAGACCCTCAGCAAAAGCTGAGACCTGTCCCGCCTTACCAGCATGAAGAAATCATTGGCAAAGTCTGTGAATTGATCAACGAGGTCCGAGATGTCGTTGAGGAACAGGAGTTTGAGACTCCGCCTAAAAAACTCAGGCAAACCTCGGAAACCTCCAAAGGTCTAGAAGAGGATTGCTTGGGCAAAGGTGAAGTATATGACTATTTGCAGGAGCCCCTGTTCCAAGTGACCCCGGACCTCTTCCACTATTGGTCCTCCGTAACCCAAAAGCAT